A genome region from Hippopotamus amphibius kiboko isolate mHipAmp2 chromosome 1, mHipAmp2.hap2, whole genome shotgun sequence includes the following:
- the NDUFS5 gene encoding NADH dehydrogenase [ubiquinone] iron-sulfur protein 5: MPFFDVQKRLGLDLDRWMTIQSSQQPRKNPGRCHAFEKEWIECAHGIGSIRAEKECKIEYDDFVECLLRQKTMKRLSAIKMQRDKLIKEGKYTPPSHLSGKDDLRP; the protein is encoded by the exons ATGCCTTTCTTTGATGTTCAGAAAAGGCTGGGCCTTGACTTAGACCGCTGGATGACAATCCAGAGTTCTCAGCAGCCTCGGAAGAATCCAGGTCGATGCCATGCTTTTGAGAAAGAATGGATAGAGTGTGCACATGGAATTGGTAGTATTCGTGCAGAGAAAGAGTGCAAGATAGAATATGATGATTTCGTGGAGTGTCTACTTCGACAGAAAACG ATGAAACGCCTGAGTGCCATCAAGATGCAGCGGGATAAGCTAATAAAGGAAGGGAAGTACACACCTCCATCTCACCTCTCGGGCAAGGATGACCTTCGGCCCTGA